The nucleotide window TTTTCATGCAGCTTTAACCGTTAGAAATTTAGGAACTCAATTTACAACCTACGCAGGTCAAAATGAACCTTTACCGTTTGAAGTTAATTTTGGGATGTCTCAGACATTAGAAAACGTTCCTATTAGATGGCATTTAACTATGGAAAACTTACAAGAATGGCCAATAGGAGTATCTAATCCTGCTAGAGCCACGACAGATTTAGATGGTACCCAAACCCAAGAAAAAGTCGGATTTTTCAATAATGCGTTACGTCATTTAATTTTAGGTGCTGAGCTTTGGCCAGAACGTGGATTTAATCTAAGATTTGGTTATAACTTTAGACGCGCAGAAGAATTAAGAATTGTAGATCAAAGAAATTTTTCGGGACTATCTGTTGGTGTAGGTATTCGATTAAACTCAATGCGGTTTAGTTATACACATGCCAGATACACAAGTGCATCAAACACCAGCTTTTTTGGACTTCAAATAGATTTAGACGGAAGACGAAGACGATAAAAATTGATTATGAATAAGAAGATAATTATAGCCATAGATGGATTTTCTTCAACAGGTAAGAGTACCATTGCAAAGCAAATTGCAAAACAACTCAACTATATTTATGTTGATACAGGTGCTATGTATAGGGCTGTTACTTATTTTGCCATGAAAAACAAATTGATTGGAGAAGACTTCTTTCATTCTAAAAAACTCATTGAACGACTCAATGAAATACATATAACCTTTATATTTAATGAAGCGTTAGGGTTTGCCGAAGTCTACTTAAATGGTGAAAACATTGAGAAGGAGATTAGAACTCTAGAAGTCTCAAAATATGTAAGTCCCGTAGCAACAATTTCTCAAGTGCGTCAAAAATTAGTAGAGCAGCAACAATTAATGGGCAAAGACAAAGGCATTGTAATGGATGGTAGAGATATTGGCACTGTTGTTTTTCCTGATGCTGAGTTAAAAATATTTATGACAGCTTCTGCTGAAACCAGAGCGCAAAGACGTTATAAAGAATTATTAGAACGTGGTCACAACCTGAGTTATGACGACGTTTTAGAAAATGTAACCACAAGAGATCGTATAGACTCTACTAGAGAAGACTCACCTTTAGTGAAAGCGGATGATGCTATAGAAATTGATAATTCAGATTTAACCATAGAAGAGCAAATAAAAACACTT belongs to Winogradskyella sp. J14-2 and includes:
- the cmk gene encoding (d)CMP kinase, translated to MNKKIIIAIDGFSSTGKSTIAKQIAKQLNYIYVDTGAMYRAVTYFAMKNKLIGEDFFHSKKLIERLNEIHITFIFNEALGFAEVYLNGENIEKEIRTLEVSKYVSPVATISQVRQKLVEQQQLMGKDKGIVMDGRDIGTVVFPDAELKIFMTASAETRAQRRYKELLERGHNLSYDDVLENVTTRDRIDSTREDSPLVKADDAIEIDNSDLTIEEQIKTLLELAASKT